One stretch of Pomacea canaliculata isolate SZHN2017 linkage group LG1, ASM307304v1, whole genome shotgun sequence DNA includes these proteins:
- the LOC112560231 gene encoding collagen alpha-1(III) chain-like: MRNFGGPAPPPSNLVPDKQQFLGTSGQHQPSDRDERNQDFVSRSANKPGVSSGPPPAGLPGFRERAAELPSLMDERFSSRPASLSGGGRDGRFGDNSKPGGVGEASLLGPIPSGPPPKFGGGIISGGDRQQPGGPPPNEIDGLQSKELCFFFGRPNIGQGSNTRPPFHPEGPNSGPLFGGPGGPDAGGPRPGFRMEGPRSFRPRNPQQSFGDRMGGPPGGIGGPSAGGAGSGGIGGPPGGMGGSGGRGGPPGGLGGPGGVGGPPGGIGGAVGRGGPLGGMGGPPGGVAGGMGGPGGPPTAMGGPPGGRFGGGRGGPPMRPRFDGPGGGGRFPGGPGPVRWPRGPH, from the coding sequence ATGAGAAATTTTGGGGGCCCTGCACCACCACCTAGCAACTTAGTACCTGACAAGCAGCAGTTTCTTGGAACATCAGGTCAGCACCAGCCATCAGATCGAGATGAACGAAACCAAGATTTTGTGTCAAGGAGCGCAAATAAGCCTGGAGTCTCTTCTGGTCCTCCACCGGCTGGTCTGCCAGGGTTTCGAGAGAGAGCTGCAGAACTACCATCTCTCATGGATGAGCGCTTCAGCAGTCGACCTGCTTCGTTGTCAGGGGGTGGTAGAGATGGCAGGTTTGGGGATAATTCTAAGCCTGGGGGAGTTGGAGAAGCATCACTTCTCGGTCCCATCCCATCCGGCCCACCTCCAAAGTTTGGTGGTGGCATAATAAGTGGAGGAGATCGGCAGCAGCCTGGTGGTCCTCCACCAAATGAAATAGATGGACTACAATCCAAGGAGCTATGCTTCTTCTTTGGGAGACCAAACATTGGTCAGGGTTCCAATACCCGGCCCCCATTTCATCCAGAAGGTCCAAACAGTGGGCCACTGTTTGGGGGTCCTGGTGGTCCTGATGCTGGTGGACCACGACCTGGATTCCGTATGGAGGGTCCTCGATCATTCCGGCCAAGAAATCCACAGCAAAGCTTTGGCGATAGAATGGGTGGACCACCAGGAGGTATAGGTGGTCCTTCAGCTGGAGGAGCTGGTTCTGGTGGTATAGGTGGGCCACCAGGTGGAATGGGTGGGTCAGGTGGTAGGGGTGGTCCTCCAGGTGGGCTAGGAGGTCCTGGAGGTGTGGGTGGTCCCCCAGGTGGGATTGGTGGAGCAGTTGGTAGAGGTGGGCCATTAGGTGGTATGGGTGGTCCTCCAGGTGGAGTGGCAGGTGGCATGGGTGGACCAGGAGGGCCACCAACTGCCATGGGGGGACCCCCTGGTGGTAGATTTGGTGGAGGGCGAGGAGGTCCTCCAATGAGACCTAGATTTGATGGTCCTGGTGGAGGTGGCCGTTTTCCTGGTGGACCAGGTCCAGTGAGATGGCCTCGAGGCCCACATTAA
- the LOC112560224 gene encoding protein canopy 4-like, with translation MVPATSCVVSVLLLSSIVFADSDDDDMPRGLRNPTDCEVCKYLAVELQGRLDETGKVRGVIETGHGLDTKFKKKKEYKKSELRLIEVVHEPHVCDRILEYNVHAEREKSLRYAKGQSETMSTLHNLVNKGVKVELGIPYELWDQPSVEITNMQRMCFKLVENYEDDIEEWYYGPQDQPLIEYLCRDRILHHTNTECLSEKFDPNKKSDDEKDSSNGTHEKPEEKGDTGMPASGLPPHASTEQDMPPPPSPSVESNGKEEL, from the exons ATGGTGCCTGCGACGTCCTGTGTCGTCTCTGTTCTTTTGCTTTCGTCCATTGTTTTTGCAGACAGCGATGACGACGACATGCCCCGTGGCCTGAGAAACCCAACTGATTGTGAAG TATGCAAATACTTAGCAGTTGAACTGCAGGGAAGACTGGATGAAACAGGAAAAGTACGAGGAGTGATTGAAACAGGTCATGGCCTTgatacaaagtttaaaaaaaagaaagagtacaAAAAGTC AGAACTGCGCCTTATTGAAGTGGTGCATGAGCCACATGTCTGCGATCGAATACTGGAATACAATGTGCATGCTGAGCGTGAGAAGAGTCTTCGCTATGCAAAGGGTCAAAGTGAAACCATGTCAACACTCCACAATCTGGT AAACAAAGGAGTTAAAGTTGAACTTGGGATTCCTTATGAACTATGGGACCAACCCTCAGTTGAAATCACTAATATGCAGCGCATG TGCTTTAAACTGGTGGAGAACTATGAAGATGACATTGAGGAATGGTATTATGGACCACAAGACCAGCCTCTCATTGAGTATCTTTGTCGCGACAGGATTCTCCACCACACAAATACAG AATGTTTGTCTGAAAAATTTGACCCAAATAAGAAGTCTGATGATGAGAAAGACTCTTCAAATGGAACACATG AAAAACCTGAGGAGAAAGGCGACACAGGTATGCCTGCTTCTGGATTGCCACCCCATGCATCAACAGAACAAGATATGCCACCTCCTCCCAGTCCGTCTGTTGAGAGTAATGGCAAAGAGGAACTGTGA